In one Sebastes umbrosus isolate fSebUmb1 chromosome 13, fSebUmb1.pri, whole genome shotgun sequence genomic region, the following are encoded:
- the LOC119500924 gene encoding four and a half LIM domains protein 2 codes for MTERYDCHYCKESLFGKKYVLREENPYCVKCYESLYSNTCEECKKPIGCNTRDLSYKDRHWHEECFMCFQCKRSLVDKPFSTKDEKLLCTECYSNEYSSKCHECKKTIMPGSRKMEHKGNSWHETCFTCQRCQQPIGTKSFIPKDTHNFCVPCYEKQFAMQCVHCKKPITTGGVTYRDQPWHKDCFLCTSCKQQLSGQRFTSRDDFAYCLNCFCNLYAKKCASCTTPISGLGGSKYISFEERQWHNDCFNCKKCSVSLVGRGFLTERDDILCPECGKDI; via the exons ATGACCGAGCGCTACGACTGCCACTACTGCAAGGAGTCCCTGTTTGGGAAAAAGTACGTTCTGAGAGAGGAGAATCCCTACTGTGTGAAATGTTACGAGAGCTTGTACTCCAACACCTGTGAGGAGTGCAAGAAGCCCATTGGCTGCAACACCAGG GATCTGTCGTACAAGGACCGTCACTGGCATGAGGAGTGTTTCATGTGCTTCCAGTGCAAGCGCTCCCTGGTGGACAAGCCCTTCTCCACCAAGGATGAAAAGCTCCTCTGCACTGAGTGCTACTCCAATGAGTATTCCTCCAAGTGCCATGAGTGCAAGAAAACTATCATGCCAG GCTCCAGGAAGATGGAGCACAAGGGGAACAGCTGGCATGAGACCTGTTTCACCTGCCAGAGGTGCCAGCAGCCCATCGGCACCAAGAGCTTCATCCCTAAGGACACCCATAACTTCTGTGTGCCCTGCTATGAGAAGCAGTTTGCCATGCAGTGTGTGCACTGCAAGAAG CCCATCACCACTGGCGGGGTGACCTACCGTGACCAGCCCTGGCACAAGGACTGCTTCCTGTGCACTAGCTGCAAGCAGCAGCTGTCTGGCCAGAGGTTTACCTCCAGAGATGACTTTGCCTATTGTCTCAACTGCTTCTGCAACCTTTATGCCAAGAAGTGTGCCTCCTGCACCACGCCCATTAGTG GCCTTGGAGGCAGCAAGTACATTTCCTTTGAGGAGCGCCAGTGGCACAATGACTGCTTCAACTGTAAGAAGTGCTCCGTGTCCCTGGTTGGCCGTGGCTTCCTCACTGAGCGTGATGATATCCTGTGCCCGGAGTGCGGCAAGGACATCTAA